Genomic window (Leptotrichia sp. oral taxon 212):
TTAATAATTGTAAGTATACTTATTGCCACAACAAACGCTTTTAACAATCTTTCCACAACTCTGTTCAGAATGAAGAGAATGTATATGAAAGTGGCAATTGGAAGTGTAGTCAGCCTTTTTACAACTTACATTCTGGCAATTTACTTTATAAAATATTTGAAATGGGGAGTTTTTGGAAACCAGTTTGCAAATCTGATTGCACTGCTGATAGTGTTTCTATATTATTTTAAGGATTATTTTGGGAAATTCAAGTTTAAGATGAATCTTAATTATGTGAAATATTCCTTACGTAACGGACTGCCTTTAATTTTTATAGAACTTACAGATCAGGTTGTAAATTTAAGTGATAGGCTTGTACTGGCTAAGTTTGTATCTCTTGCAGTGGTTGGGGGATATACACTCGCATTTACAGGAGGAAGGGTTCTTTCAGTTGTCACAGGTTCATTTGTAAATAGCTGGACACCTGAGTTTTATGAAGCAATGAAGGCAGATAAGACAAACCCTAAAATAACTAAAAGCGTGGAAAACTTTATAGCAATTATTTCTTTTGCCTGTGTTATAGCGCAACTGTTTGCACCTGAAGGAATAAAGATCATATTTCCTGCCAGTTATCATCAGGCAATAAATTATATGGCGTTAATTCTTGCAGGAATCGTAGTTCAGGCTCTATTCTGTCTAGATTATTTTTTCCATTTTCATGAAGACAGCATATATATTTTCTACTTTACAATGTTTGCAATGATATTCAATCTAGCAGGAAATATTATATTTATACCAAGATATCCTGAAATTGGACCGATTATAGCGGCATGGACAACGCTGCTTGCATTTTTATTCAGGGCAATAATGGAAATGGTG
Coding sequences:
- a CDS encoding oligosaccharide flippase family protein; this translates as MDNKNLLKGTMVYSLMNLVTKMGSFIFLPIITRLLTQEEFGIVGTLGPITSLFTVILGLGLYNAQMKKYVDLKDSEDEFGSYMFSSTMIIVVFNVLTYIFLFTPFAQKMFSYIVDLSKVSYYPLIIVSILIATTNAFNNLSTTLFRMKRMYMKVAIGSVVSLFTTYILAIYFIKYLKWGVFGNQFANLIALLIVFLYYFKDYFGKFKFKMNLNYVKYSLRNGLPLIFIELTDQVVNLSDRLVLAKFVSLAVVGGYTLAFTGGRVLSVVTGSFVNSWTPEFYEAMKADKTNPKITKSVENFIAIISFACVIAQLFAPEGIKIIFPASYHQAINYMALILAGIVVQALFCLDYFFHFHEDSIYIFYFTMFAMIFNLAGNIIFIPRYPEIGPIIAAWTTLLAFLFRAIMEMVIIRKKYKISFNYKKLFLYLIIVVNPVIFYLSNSNISWMKFGLKIIYLAIVTKLLVNREVYNKIMNLVNGIKRKIIK